Proteins from a genomic interval of Aquabacterium sp. J223:
- a CDS encoding fumarylacetoacetate hydrolase family protein, with amino-acid sequence MKTARVAHAGALHTAVPHVDGVQLADGRVLPEDAVVWLPPFEVGTVIALGLNYADHVKELSKELTVTTKDEPLVFFKSASSLIGHRGQTRRPAGVAFMHYECELAVVIGRTARKVERTQAMAHVAGYTVCNDYAVRDHLENWYRPNLRVKNRDGGTVLGPWLVDAADVPDPHALTLRTSVNGRVTQQGNTADLINDIPALIEYLSGFMTLQAGDVILTGTPDGVVNVDVGDEVITEIVGIGRLVNTIVGDEPFGR; translated from the coding sequence ATGAAGACCGCCCGCGTCGCCCATGCCGGCGCCCTCCACACCGCGGTGCCCCACGTCGACGGCGTGCAGCTCGCCGACGGCCGGGTGCTGCCGGAGGACGCCGTGGTCTGGCTGCCGCCCTTCGAGGTGGGCACGGTCATCGCGCTGGGCCTCAACTACGCCGACCACGTCAAGGAGCTGTCCAAGGAGCTGACGGTCACCACGAAGGACGAGCCGCTGGTCTTCTTCAAGAGCGCCAGCTCGCTGATCGGCCACCGCGGCCAGACCCGCCGGCCCGCCGGCGTGGCCTTCATGCACTACGAATGCGAGCTGGCGGTGGTCATCGGCCGCACGGCGCGCAAGGTCGAGCGCACGCAGGCGATGGCCCATGTGGCCGGCTACACCGTCTGCAACGACTACGCGGTGCGCGACCACCTGGAGAACTGGTACCGGCCCAACCTGCGGGTGAAGAACCGCGACGGCGGCACGGTGCTGGGGCCCTGGCTGGTGGACGCGGCCGACGTGCCCGACCCGCATGCCCTGACCCTGCGCACCTCGGTCAATGGCCGCGTCACCCAGCAGGGCAATACCGCGGACCTGATCAACGACATCCCGGCGCTGATCGAATACCTGAGCGGCTTCATGACCCTGCAGGCCGGCGACGTCATCCTCACCGGCACCCCCGACGGCGTGGTCAACGTCGATGTCGGCGACGAAGTGATCACCGAGATCGTCGGCATCGGCCGGCTGGTCAACACCATCGTCGGCGACGAGCCGTTCGGACGATAA
- a CDS encoding fumarylacetoacetate hydrolase family protein, with product MPLSSLQIDVPPYRLSGTVIAALLNDPAQLDALGKAAHEPPYKAPPKGPVLAVRPRHTLAADGDDLVVPDGEEALTVGASLGVVVGRTVCRADDAAAMGCVAGYVMAAEVAVPLASHYRPAVRFIARDGYCPLGTRVVPAEALPQPESLAVRIEVDGTPVLTGTTGGRLRGIARLIADVSDFMTLRPGDVLLLGAGHGAPRVRAGQTVTLHIDGVGRLHHRVVAESVAGSAGASGVPA from the coding sequence ATGCCGCTGTCTTCCCTGCAGATCGACGTGCCGCCGTACCGCCTCAGCGGCACGGTCATCGCGGCGCTGCTCAACGACCCGGCCCAGCTCGACGCGCTGGGCAAGGCCGCCCACGAACCGCCCTACAAGGCGCCGCCGAAGGGCCCGGTGCTGGCCGTGCGCCCGCGCCACACGCTGGCCGCCGACGGCGACGACCTCGTCGTGCCCGACGGCGAGGAGGCGCTCACCGTCGGCGCCTCGCTGGGCGTCGTCGTCGGGCGGACCGTCTGCCGCGCGGACGACGCCGCGGCGATGGGCTGCGTGGCCGGTTATGTGATGGCGGCCGAGGTCGCCGTGCCGTTGGCGAGCCACTACCGGCCGGCGGTGCGCTTCATCGCGCGCGACGGTTATTGCCCGCTCGGCACGCGCGTGGTGCCGGCCGAAGCGCTGCCGCAGCCCGAATCGCTGGCGGTGCGCATCGAGGTCGACGGCACGCCGGTCCTGACCGGCACCACGGGCGGCCGCCTGCGCGGCATCGCCCGGCTGATCGCCGACGTCAGCGACTTCATGACGCTGCGGCCCGGCGACGTGCTGCTGCTCGGCGCCGGACACGGTGCGCCGAGGGTGCGCGCCGGGCAGACGGTGACGCTGCACATCGACGGCGTCGGCCGGCTGCACCACCGCGTGGTGGCCGAGTCGGTGGCCGGGTCGGCGGGGGCCAGCGGGGTGCCGGCATGA
- the hpaR gene encoding homoprotocatechuate degradation operon regulator HpaR, which translates to MSTRRARTGSLRSSGFAHRNLPLLLLQAREGVIAHFRPILNAHGVTEQQWRILRALLETGPLEPRQIGEACRISSPSLAGVLARMDDLGYVTRERVASDQRRLLVTPTAKGRALAAAMAPQIEAVYEAIEAHVGSDFIQRFYATLDELIGLLDGVAPAPEE; encoded by the coding sequence ATGTCAACCCGCCGAGCACGCACCGGTTCCCTGCGGTCATCGGGGTTTGCCCACCGCAACCTGCCGTTGCTGCTGCTGCAGGCGCGCGAGGGCGTGATCGCGCACTTCCGGCCCATCCTCAACGCCCACGGCGTGACCGAACAGCAGTGGCGCATCCTGCGCGCGCTGCTCGAGACGGGGCCCCTGGAGCCGCGGCAGATCGGCGAGGCCTGCCGCATCTCCAGCCCCAGCCTGGCCGGCGTGCTGGCGCGCATGGACGACCTCGGCTACGTCACCCGCGAGCGGGTGGCATCGGACCAGCGGCGGCTGCTGGTGACGCCGACGGCGAAGGGCCGCGCCCTGGCGGCGGCGATGGCGCCGCAGATCGAGGCGGTGTACGAGGCGATCGAGGCGCACGTCGGCAGCGACTTCATCCAGCGCTTCTATGCCACGCTGGACGAGCTGATCGGGCTGCTCGACGGGGTGGCGCCGGCGCCCGAGGAATGA
- a CDS encoding aromatic ring-hydroxylating dioxygenase subunit alpha has protein sequence MTLPPTAVLRGAQAAAARMADRDTPFVFDDWYVAAFAEEVGPHLLARRLLGRRVVLYRDTAGAVVALDDRCPHRSMPLSAGRLDGDTVVCGYHGMRFNAQGDCIDVPSQPQCPKHVGVRAYPVVERGPVVWIWMGDPAAADLSRLPPQPWLESPDWETSQGFLTLHGSYVRLHENLLDLTHLTFLHEKSIGTPDYAKAPFESVIGDGRFALLRDVVPTTLPPVWADPTGLKGQGQAARIVRSEFLGPGLHEVSVAFYDCHLPADQRRTFHIRTAHMPTPETATTTHYFIVHGRDFAQHDAAMTRTMHDQLFQAFHEDVVGLALQEEALAGTPPDELYEFSIAADAPAVAMRRYLKDRAR, from the coding sequence ATGACCCTGCCACCGACCGCCGTCCTCCGCGGCGCCCAGGCCGCCGCGGCCCGCATGGCCGACCGCGACACGCCCTTCGTCTTCGACGACTGGTACGTCGCCGCCTTCGCCGAGGAGGTGGGCCCGCACCTGCTCGCGCGCCGCCTGCTCGGCCGCCGTGTCGTGCTCTACCGTGACACGGCGGGGGCGGTGGTGGCCCTGGACGACCGCTGCCCGCACCGCAGCATGCCGCTGTCGGCCGGACGCCTGGACGGCGACACCGTGGTCTGCGGCTACCACGGCATGCGCTTCAACGCCCAGGGCGACTGCATCGACGTGCCGTCGCAGCCCCAGTGCCCGAAGCACGTCGGGGTCAGGGCCTACCCGGTGGTCGAGCGCGGCCCGGTGGTGTGGATCTGGATGGGCGACCCGGCGGCCGCCGACCTGTCGCGGCTGCCGCCGCAGCCCTGGCTCGAATCGCCGGACTGGGAGACCTCGCAGGGTTTCCTGACGCTGCACGGCAGCTACGTGCGGCTGCACGAGAACCTGCTCGACCTCACCCACCTCACCTTCCTGCACGAGAAGAGCATCGGCACGCCGGACTACGCCAAGGCGCCGTTCGAATCGGTGATCGGCGACGGCCGCTTCGCGCTGCTGCGCGACGTGGTGCCGACCACCCTGCCCCCGGTGTGGGCCGACCCCACCGGCCTGAAGGGCCAGGGCCAGGCGGCGCGCATCGTGCGGTCGGAGTTCCTCGGGCCCGGGCTGCACGAGGTGTCGGTGGCGTTCTACGACTGCCACCTGCCGGCCGACCAGCGCCGCACCTTCCACATCCGCACCGCCCACATGCCGACGCCGGAGACGGCGACGACGACGCACTACTTCATCGTGCACGGCCGCGACTTCGCGCAGCACGACGCGGCGATGACGCGCACCATGCACGACCAGCTGTTCCAGGCCTTCCACGAGGACGTGGTCGGCCTGGCCCTGCAGGAAGAGGCGCTGGCCGGCACGCCGCCGGACGAGCTGTACGAGTTCTCGATCGCCGCCGACGCCCCGGCCGTGGCCATGCGGCGCTACCTGAAGGACCGCGCCCGTTGA
- a CDS encoding LysR family transcriptional regulator, with the protein MPAMHWKDFDLNLLPVLDALLRRGSVSAAAEHLGLAQPAVSKALRRLRLYFGDPLFVRTGRGMAPTPKAMELAPAVAQVMETARARLVPGAGFDPATSQRVFTLSMSDVAELVFLPTLLPRLQALAPQVTLRVVRVPPRELDAALEQRNVDLALGSARLAREGLFQQQLFRHPLACIASPRHPAAAGPLGLADYRSAGHIGVTTPGAEEDIFEWALQEHAVTRRFVMFTPSFMVLPMLLAQGDLLATVPQRLADTFVGYGAVHAWPMPVPVAPLALRQTWHARFHHDPANAWLRQLVCQLFQAA; encoded by the coding sequence ATGCCCGCGATGCATTGGAAGGACTTCGACCTCAACCTCCTGCCGGTGCTCGACGCGCTGCTGCGGCGGGGCAGCGTCTCGGCCGCCGCCGAGCACCTGGGGCTGGCACAGCCCGCGGTGAGCAAGGCGCTGCGGCGGCTGCGCCTGTACTTCGGCGACCCGCTGTTCGTGCGCACCGGCCGCGGCATGGCGCCGACGCCCAAGGCGATGGAGCTGGCCCCGGCCGTGGCGCAGGTGATGGAGACCGCGCGCGCCCGCCTGGTGCCCGGCGCGGGCTTCGACCCGGCGACCAGCCAGCGCGTCTTCACGCTCAGCATGAGCGACGTCGCCGAGCTGGTCTTCCTGCCCACGCTGCTGCCGCGGCTGCAGGCGCTGGCGCCGCAGGTCACGCTGCGCGTGGTGCGGGTGCCCCCGCGCGAGCTGGACGCGGCGCTGGAGCAGCGCAACGTCGACCTGGCGCTGGGCAGCGCGCGGCTGGCCCGCGAGGGGCTCTTCCAGCAGCAGCTGTTCCGCCATCCGCTGGCCTGCATCGCCTCGCCGCGCCACCCGGCCGCCGCAGGCCCGCTGGGCCTGGCCGACTACCGGTCGGCCGGCCACATCGGCGTCACCACGCCGGGAGCGGAGGAGGACATCTTCGAATGGGCCCTGCAGGAGCATGCGGTGACCCGCCGCTTCGTGATGTTCACGCCCAGCTTCATGGTGCTGCCCATGCTGCTGGCGCAGGGCGACCTGCTGGCCACCGTGCCGCAGCGGCTGGCCGACACCTTCGTCGGTTACGGCGCGGTGCACGCCTGGCCGATGCCGGTGCCGGTGGCGCCGCTGGCGTTGCGGCAGACCTGGCACGCGCGCTTCCACCACGACCCGGCCAACGCCTGGCTGCGCCAGCTCGTCTGCCAGCTGTTCCAGGCGGCGTGA
- a CDS encoding intradiol ring-cleavage dioxygenase — protein sequence MNEIPRPDLLRRRLLATGGAVLAPVAAVAQAPAAATTAARLPLTAQTTEGPYYLDGMPLRSDITEGLPGVPLEIVFTVRDADGRPLKGCRVDVWQCDAAGRYSGYAGQGDDRTVDLVGKTFLRGGQVSDDGGEVRFRSVYPGWYPGRTTHVHMKVLNDGAALLTSQFFLPDGLNEFLYTQTPQYRRRGVRDVVNRTDGIALRAGESVIGAVQELPDRYVARLTLVVDPQGRPSDQRPGMPMPPALRTGSGRRALPPAEGAGRVGMLVPGPTKP from the coding sequence GTGAACGAGATCCCGCGCCCCGACCTGCTGCGGCGCCGCCTGCTGGCCACCGGCGGTGCGGTGTTGGCACCGGTCGCCGCCGTCGCGCAGGCGCCGGCCGCTGCGACGACGGCCGCGCGCCTGCCGCTGACCGCCCAGACCACCGAGGGCCCGTACTACCTGGACGGCATGCCGCTGCGCAGCGACATCACCGAGGGCCTGCCCGGCGTGCCGCTGGAGATCGTCTTCACCGTGCGCGATGCCGACGGCCGGCCGCTGAAGGGATGCCGGGTCGACGTGTGGCAGTGCGACGCTGCAGGGCGGTACTCGGGCTATGCGGGCCAGGGCGACGACAGGACGGTCGACCTGGTGGGCAAGACCTTCCTGCGCGGCGGCCAGGTCAGCGACGACGGCGGCGAGGTGCGCTTCCGCTCCGTCTACCCCGGCTGGTACCCCGGGCGCACCACGCACGTCCACATGAAGGTGCTGAACGACGGCGCCGCGCTGCTGACCTCGCAGTTCTTCCTGCCCGATGGGCTCAACGAGTTCCTCTACACGCAGACGCCGCAGTACCGGCGGCGCGGCGTCCGCGACGTGGTCAACCGCACCGACGGCATCGCCCTGCGCGCCGGTGAAAGCGTGATCGGCGCGGTGCAGGAACTGCCCGACCGCTACGTGGCGCGGTTGACGCTGGTGGTCGATCCGCAGGGCCGCCCCTCCGACCAGCGCCCGGGCATGCCGATGCCGCCGGCGCTGCGCACCGGCAGCGGCCGGCGCGCGCTGCCGCCGGCGGAGGGCGCCGGCCGGGTCGGCATGCTGGTCCCCGGTCCGACCAAGCCCTGA
- a CDS encoding porin, whose amino-acid sequence MQRSLRLAASAVALSPIVLAIGAAHAQSQVQVYGVIDVAAGQYGSVGPGPAISTATGATVAVTEVKGVHNGGVTTSFLGFRGTEDLGGGLSAKFTLESFLLADTGTSGRSATDSFWAREATVGLAGGFGEVRLGTNGNPMWLATLPVSAMGGNSRFSPIFRYMFNGGVRGLSIIDTAMTNSIRYTTPNLSGFTGNVALQAGEGRGSRYNYAASLAYMGGPLVVTAGLQSARHQPPPAASTAAFDQDMWVLGAAYNFGIVRLSAAYATVDNSAAAGLTPGVPNKSRIPQVGLTARLGPGQLQLTAGRDTNEIKASGATNYKRETVSAGYLYSLSKRTDIYAMLMNEKFSSVPATTPASAKKSGDSYMVGIRHAF is encoded by the coding sequence ATGCAGCGTTCACTCCGGCTTGCGGCCAGTGCAGTCGCCCTCTCGCCCATCGTGTTGGCCATCGGCGCCGCACATGCGCAAAGCCAGGTCCAGGTCTATGGCGTCATCGACGTCGCCGCCGGCCAGTACGGCAGCGTCGGCCCCGGCCCGGCCATCTCGACGGCGACGGGCGCGACCGTCGCCGTGACCGAGGTCAAGGGCGTGCACAACGGCGGCGTCACCACCAGCTTCCTCGGCTTTCGCGGCACCGAGGACCTCGGCGGTGGCCTGAGCGCCAAGTTCACGCTGGAGAGCTTCCTGCTGGCCGACACCGGCACCAGCGGGCGCAGCGCGACCGACAGCTTCTGGGCCCGCGAGGCGACGGTCGGCCTGGCCGGCGGCTTCGGCGAGGTGCGACTGGGCACCAACGGCAACCCGATGTGGCTGGCCACCCTGCCGGTCAGCGCCATGGGCGGCAACTCGCGCTTCTCGCCGATCTTCCGGTACATGTTCAATGGCGGCGTGCGCGGCCTGTCGATCATCGACACGGCGATGACCAACTCGATCCGGTACACCACGCCCAACCTCAGCGGCTTCACCGGCAACGTCGCGCTGCAGGCCGGCGAAGGTCGGGGCTCGCGCTACAACTACGCCGCCAGCCTCGCCTACATGGGCGGCCCGCTGGTGGTGACCGCCGGCCTGCAGAGCGCCCGTCATCAGCCGCCGCCCGCTGCCTCCACCGCGGCCTTCGACCAGGACATGTGGGTGCTGGGTGCGGCCTACAACTTCGGCATCGTGCGACTGAGCGCGGCCTACGCCACGGTCGACAACTCGGCCGCCGCGGGCCTGACGCCCGGGGTGCCGAACAAGAGCCGCATCCCGCAGGTCGGCCTGACCGCGCGGCTGGGCCCGGGCCAGCTGCAACTGACCGCCGGCCGCGACACCAACGAGATCAAGGCGTCGGGCGCCACCAACTACAAGCGCGAGACGGTGAGTGCGGGCTACCTCTACTCGCTGTCCAAGCGCACCGACATCTACGCCATGCTGATGAACGAGAAGTTCTCCAGCGTGCCGGCCACCACGCCGGCCTCCGCGAAGAAGAGCGGCGACAGCTACATGGTGGGCATTCGCCACGCCTTCTGA
- a CDS encoding LysR family transcriptional regulator, producing the protein MRLDRFDLNLLVTLEALLEERNVTRAAERLHIGQSAASSALARLREHFNDLLLVPAGRELMPTPLARSLVAPVRDTLLSARATIRRRPSFDPATASLKFTLRASDYVTTVLLADAVRRISREAPGITLNLLGLSHDLFDSIERGHTDVLVMPQTYAERLDHPQTRVFDEDHVCIAWRDHPDLGDSLSVEQYLAMGHVSARFNLPGGGAFEDWLFPRYRHRRRVETSVSSFSLLPQLVVGTRRLAVVQRRLAVLAARTLPLKLYEVPIEVPTLVEMLIWPRHLQDDPAHRWLREALLACARDMAADPQPGHQKD; encoded by the coding sequence ATGCGACTGGACCGCTTCGACCTGAACCTGTTGGTCACGCTGGAGGCGCTGCTGGAAGAGCGCAACGTGACCCGGGCGGCCGAGCGGCTGCACATCGGCCAGTCGGCGGCCAGTTCGGCGCTGGCCCGCCTGCGTGAGCACTTCAACGACCTCCTGCTCGTCCCGGCCGGCCGCGAGCTGATGCCGACGCCGCTGGCGCGCAGCCTGGTCGCACCGGTGCGCGACACGCTGTTGAGCGCCCGCGCCACCATCCGCCGACGGCCGTCGTTCGACCCGGCGACCGCCTCGCTGAAGTTCACGCTGCGCGCGTCCGACTACGTCACCACGGTGCTGCTGGCCGACGCCGTGCGGCGCATCTCCAGGGAAGCGCCGGGCATCACGCTGAACCTGCTCGGCCTGTCGCACGACCTCTTCGACAGCATCGAGCGCGGCCACACGGACGTGCTCGTCATGCCGCAGACCTATGCGGAGCGCCTGGACCACCCGCAGACCCGGGTCTTCGACGAGGACCACGTGTGCATCGCATGGCGAGACCACCCCGACCTCGGCGACAGCCTCAGCGTCGAGCAGTACCTGGCCATGGGGCATGTCTCGGCGCGCTTCAACTTGCCGGGCGGCGGTGCCTTCGAGGATTGGCTGTTCCCCCGCTACCGCCACCGGCGCCGGGTGGAGACCAGCGTCAGCAGCTTCAGCCTGCTGCCGCAGCTGGTGGTGGGCACGCGGCGCCTGGCGGTGGTGCAGCGGCGGCTGGCCGTGCTGGCCGCGCGCACGCTGCCGCTGAAGCTGTACGAGGTGCCCATCGAAGTGCCGACGCTGGTGGAGATGCTGATCTGGCCGCGGCACCTGCAGGACGACCCCGCGCACCGGTGGCTGCGCGAAGCGCTGCTGGCCTGCGCCCGGGACATGGCCGCGGACCCACAGCCCGGTCATCAGAAGGACTGA
- a CDS encoding adenylosuccinate lyase family protein has translation MAASIIDSSIFQGIFSSDAMRHVWSDENRTAKYVEIERALAIVQARLGIIPQEAADEIVSHCHLDQIDMARLRQQTERIGYPILGVVTQINQRCRDKLGEFVHWGATTQDITDTATVLQIREGLALVDADLKGIADALARLAEAHRLTPMIGRSNLQQAIPVTFGYKMAGLLSAVLRHRERIAQLKERVLVGEFAGAAGTLASIEKGAMDTQAGLCAELGLKQPVIAWHTIRDNIAEVGTVLGLIGGTLGKLSMDVKLMMQTEVGEVYEPYHHGRGSSSTMPQKRNPISSCYIHAAISVVRQHTAALLDAMVADHERSTGPWEIEWISLPETFCLIAGALKQSRFVVEGLQVDAEAMRRNIEMTGGLVMSEAVMMGLGPYIGREYAHDLVYDLCRQSLADRTPLIELLAAHPEIRRHVDRAALEAMLDPANYLGQSGVFVDRVLDAHRRQAGA, from the coding sequence ATGGCCGCTTCCATCATCGACTCCAGCATCTTCCAGGGCATCTTCAGCAGCGATGCGATGCGGCACGTGTGGTCCGACGAGAACCGCACCGCCAAGTACGTGGAGATCGAACGCGCGCTGGCCATCGTGCAGGCCCGCCTCGGCATCATTCCGCAGGAGGCGGCCGACGAGATCGTCAGCCACTGCCACCTCGACCAGATCGACATGGCGCGCCTGCGCCAGCAGACCGAACGCATCGGCTACCCCATCCTCGGCGTCGTGACGCAGATCAACCAGCGCTGCCGCGACAAGCTGGGCGAGTTCGTGCATTGGGGCGCGACCACGCAGGACATCACCGACACCGCCACCGTGCTGCAGATCCGCGAGGGCCTGGCGCTGGTCGATGCGGACCTGAAGGGCATCGCCGACGCGCTCGCCAGGCTGGCCGAGGCGCACCGGCTGACGCCGATGATCGGCCGCAGCAACCTGCAGCAGGCCATCCCGGTGACCTTCGGCTACAAGATGGCCGGCCTCCTGTCGGCCGTGCTGCGCCACCGCGAGCGCATCGCCCAGCTGAAGGAACGGGTGCTGGTGGGCGAGTTCGCCGGCGCCGCCGGCACGCTGGCCTCGATCGAGAAGGGCGCGATGGACACCCAGGCCGGCCTGTGCGCCGAGCTGGGCCTGAAGCAGCCCGTCATCGCCTGGCACACCATCCGCGACAACATCGCCGAGGTGGGCACCGTGCTCGGCCTGATCGGCGGCACGCTGGGCAAGCTCAGCATGGACGTCAAGCTGATGATGCAGACCGAGGTGGGCGAGGTCTACGAGCCCTACCACCACGGCCGCGGCTCCAGCAGCACCATGCCGCAGAAGCGCAACCCGATCAGCAGCTGCTACATCCACGCCGCCATCAGCGTGGTGCGCCAGCACACCGCCGCGCTGCTGGACGCCATGGTGGCCGACCACGAACGCTCCACCGGCCCGTGGGAGATCGAGTGGATCTCGCTGCCCGAGACCTTCTGCCTCATCGCCGGCGCGCTGAAGCAGTCGCGCTTCGTCGTCGAAGGCCTGCAGGTCGATGCCGAGGCGATGAGGCGCAACATCGAGATGACCGGCGGCCTGGTGATGAGCGAGGCGGTGATGATGGGCCTGGGGCCCTACATCGGCCGCGAGTACGCCCACGACCTCGTCTACGACCTGTGCCGCCAGTCGCTGGCCGACCGCACGCCGCTGATCGAGCTGCTGGCGGCGCACCCGGAGATCCGGCGCCACGTCGACCGCGCGGCGCTGGAGGCCATGCTGGACCCGGCCAACTACCTCGGCCAGTCCGGCGTGTTCGTCGACCGGGTGCTGGACGCGCACCGCCGGCAGGCCGGCGCCTGA
- a CDS encoding CaiB/BaiF CoA transferase family protein produces the protein MQPLKGLTVVTLEHAIAAPFATRQLADLGARVIKVERPGSGDFARGYDERVRGMASHFVWTNRSKESLTLDVKHPQANALLQRLVLEKADVLVQNLAPGASQRLGLGHDVLSAKKPGLVVCDISGYGGDGPYRDKKAYDLLIQSEAGFVSVTGTPDEPCKAGPSIADIAAGMYAYSNILAALLQRQQTGRGRHIDISMLESLAEWTSYPLYYAFEGQAPPPRTGAAHATIYPYGPFPAGDGGTVMLGLQNEREWAAFCEKVLQQPALTQDPRFTGNSKRVAARDALRALIVEAFAPLSAAQVVERLEAAQIANAQVNTMAEVWAHPQLQARGRWREVDSPVGPLPALLPPGSWPEPPRMDAVPALGQHTDAILAELGVPPHEVAALRAAEAI, from the coding sequence ATGCAACCGCTCAAGGGCCTGACCGTCGTCACGCTGGAGCACGCCATCGCGGCGCCCTTCGCCACCCGCCAGCTCGCCGACCTCGGCGCCCGCGTCATCAAGGTCGAGCGGCCGGGCAGCGGCGACTTCGCCCGCGGCTACGACGAGCGGGTGCGCGGCATGGCCTCGCACTTCGTCTGGACCAACCGCAGCAAGGAAAGCCTGACGCTGGACGTCAAGCACCCGCAGGCCAACGCCCTGCTGCAGCGGCTGGTGCTGGAGAAGGCCGACGTGCTGGTGCAGAACCTGGCCCCCGGCGCCAGCCAGCGCCTGGGCCTGGGCCACGACGTGCTGTCGGCTAAGAAGCCGGGGCTCGTCGTCTGCGACATCTCCGGCTACGGCGGCGACGGGCCCTACCGCGACAAGAAGGCCTACGACCTGCTGATCCAGAGCGAGGCGGGCTTCGTCTCCGTCACCGGCACGCCGGACGAACCCTGCAAGGCCGGGCCGTCGATCGCCGACATCGCCGCCGGCATGTACGCCTACAGCAACATCCTGGCCGCGCTGCTGCAGCGCCAGCAGACCGGCCGCGGCCGCCACATCGACATCTCGATGCTCGAGTCGCTGGCCGAGTGGACCAGCTACCCGCTGTACTACGCCTTCGAGGGCCAGGCGCCGCCGCCGCGCACCGGCGCCGCGCACGCCACCATCTACCCCTACGGCCCCTTCCCGGCCGGCGACGGCGGCACGGTGATGCTGGGCCTGCAGAACGAGCGCGAATGGGCGGCCTTCTGCGAGAAGGTGCTGCAGCAGCCCGCACTGACCCAGGACCCGCGCTTCACCGGCAACAGCAAGCGCGTGGCCGCACGGGACGCACTGCGCGCCCTCATCGTCGAGGCCTTCGCGCCGCTGAGCGCCGCGCAGGTGGTCGAACGGCTGGAGGCCGCGCAGATCGCCAACGCCCAGGTGAACACCATGGCCGAGGTCTGGGCCCATCCGCAGCTCCAGGCCCGTGGCCGCTGGCGCGAGGTGGACTCGCCGGTGGGCCCGCTGCCCGCGCTGCTGCCGCCCGGCAGCTGGCCCGAGCCGCCGCGCATGGACGCGGTGCCCGCGCTGGGCCAGCACACCGACGCCATCCTCGCCGAACTCGGGGTGCCGCCGCACGAGGTCGCGGCGCTGCGCGCGGCCGAGGCGATCTGA
- a CDS encoding MaoC family dehydratase N-terminal domain-containing protein, protein MSEPDLRAWIGRSESVHDLITPAPVKALHATLDWPIPEVAEGPLPPLWHWLYFLPVHRQSEIGADGHAKRGGFLPPVAQPRRMWAGGQFEFRSPVRVGDRVERTSTIADVTVKDGRTGRLVFVKVRHEVRCNGAAEPAIVEFHDIVYRDAKKPSDVEPPPVKAPLVMDTDQVPGSGSPGPETRPLGRQRPQEAWGRTIVPDDVLLFRYSALTFNGHRIHYDRRYVTQVEGYPGLIVHGPLIATLLMDLLRRQRPDADVATFRFRAVRPTFDLNPFKVCGQPQADGRTVTLWAQDHEGWLTMDAEATLR, encoded by the coding sequence ATGAGCGAACCCGACCTGCGGGCCTGGATCGGCCGCAGCGAATCGGTCCACGACCTGATCACGCCGGCACCGGTCAAGGCGCTGCACGCCACGCTGGACTGGCCGATCCCGGAGGTCGCCGAAGGCCCGCTGCCCCCGCTGTGGCACTGGCTCTACTTCCTGCCGGTGCACCGGCAGAGCGAGATCGGCGCCGACGGACACGCCAAGCGCGGCGGCTTCCTGCCGCCGGTGGCGCAGCCGCGGCGCATGTGGGCCGGCGGCCAGTTCGAGTTCCGCAGCCCGGTGCGGGTGGGCGACCGGGTGGAGCGCACCTCCACCATCGCCGACGTGACCGTCAAGGACGGCCGCACCGGCCGGCTGGTCTTCGTGAAGGTGCGCCACGAGGTGCGTTGCAACGGCGCCGCCGAGCCGGCCATCGTCGAGTTCCACGACATCGTCTACCGCGACGCGAAGAAGCCGTCCGACGTCGAGCCGCCGCCGGTGAAGGCGCCCTTGGTGATGGACACCGACCAGGTTCCCGGATCCGGGTCTCCCGGGCCGGAAACGCGCCCCCTCGGCAGGCAGCGACCGCAGGAAGCGTGGGGGCGCACGATCGTGCCGGACGACGTGCTGCTGTTCCGCTACTCCGCGCTGACCTTCAACGGCCACCGCATCCACTACGACCGCCGGTACGTCACCCAGGTCGAAGGCTATCCCGGCCTGATCGTGCACGGGCCGCTCATCGCCACGCTGCTGATGGACCTGCTGCGCCGCCAGCGGCCGGACGCCGACGTCGCGACCTTCCGCTTCAGGGCCGTGCGGCCGACCTTCGACCTGAACCCGTTCAAGGTCTGCGGCCAGCCGCAGGCCGACGGCCGGACCGTCACGCTGTGGGCGCAGGACCACGAGGGCTGGCTGACGATGGACGCCGAAGCCACGCTGCGCTGA